The stretch of DNA TTCATGATTTGAGCCCTATGCTTCACGACAGTGCCGCTTTTGTCATGACTAGTCCTTCAAAATTATGTTTCACCACAATAATAGTTTCTTCTGtttattcatcatcttcttctattttaatggtcaatttaggatggtcattttagtagatatgcggatggttattttatttttatgtagatgattattttgattggattgagtttagttatatataattaaactatatatgttagatattcaattcaataggtatgcggatgattatttttatcctaaggtggatggttatttttattaaggatGAGTGACGTGTGGCAAGCCAAGTAGCGACGTTAAAATgagatgattattgatgaaagTAGGGTGGCCGCcggttgaaaaagaagagagtattgGAGGATTTCACatggttatttttttgaaataactaactgtattttttaaaaatttgaaatttgaaattggagaatttgaaatttgaattttgatgtgaaATAACTGAATAagagtttttaaatttattattttgtggataatttttatttttaactcatATTTGGCCAAATAAGCAAcacattgtacacattgtataaatatctCATTGGTTCCTCAACGGgactcttaaaaattttaatttatattttaatatcaataaaatatcaaaatattattacgatttatctaaaaaatactttatattttatatgtatgcgtgTCTCCGTGTCatgtaacattttaaaattcacGTGTCGGCGTGTCCCGTGTCGTGTCGTGTCCCGTGTCCGTGTAAGTGTCCGTGCATTATAGtgtatatatactttttttttaagaaatatgTATCTTTTGTTATTTGTATGACTTAAATCCATggtttttattcaaattaaaatatttgttagaGTTAATAGTTAAAATCGTCCCTAAAAGATACTTCGATCTTTATTTTCGTTcccaaaagataaaattaatcaaattcgtTCCCAGAAGATAACCAATCTGATTGCGTTAATCCTTCCGTCATCTCCTGCACTGAGGTGTTAACTGGCAACGTGACACTCGTTTAGTGTACCCTCTTGTTGCTGATAAGATAAGTCTATTagatcaatttaaattagtccGTAAGTCCATAAACCCTAATCTCAAATTCAATGATTGGTTGACTTGATACTCTGGTTCCCTTCCTCTCACTTCCATCTCAAATTCAATGATTGGTTGGCTTGATACTCTGGTTCTCCTTCCTCTCACTTCCATCTTCCATCTTCCTCTCATTTCTATCGTAATCTTAGAGCAATTAATTCAAACTATAGCTATATTAATTCtaactttaacaaaaaaatcactTGAAACAGATGGAAAAATCTGAACTAGTTTTCCACAAGGTACTTGATGAGCATTCTCGGTTATTTCTCAATCTCTCTTCTAGCCATAACCAAAAAGTCCTTGTTAAGGACCCTTATTCTGACCTAAAAGCATGACGTACATAGATTTTGTGATTCCCTAAGTACTTGATTGGAATTGCTTCTTTTGTCCAACAAAGGGAAGTTATTTAAGGGAGGGACTTAATGCATAGTGACCCTAGAGAGTTCATGTATGAAATCAGAACTATAGTCATGTGGCAAAGATTCATCCATTTCATAATTCAACCAACCGTCTTCAGCAGATGGAGCCGGCATTCTAATCAGAATCAATAGTATCATGGAATTCATAAATTCTTCTTTGGGCGACGGCTACGGCTATGATGCAGACGACGTCGATGCGTAGACGATGGCGGTGTTGAAGGCGCAGACAGTGACGCGGACGACAGCATGAACAACCTGGGAACATGAAATCTGCTACAGAGGTGAGGTTCGATTCCTTTGGATTTGGAATTAGGGTTCATGGATTTAGGGACTAATTTGAGTTGATCTAATAAATTTATCTTATCAGCAATAAAAAGGTACATTAAGTGAGTGCCACGTTGTTAGCGAGCATTAACCACCTCAGTTGGTCATTTGAAATCGAAGTATTTTTCAGAGAtaaatttgactattaactctaTTTGTTATCTTGATTATcttcatatttattattattattcaatataaaaaagtaATGTCTATTAATagaagtttttaaatttttttatatttttaataaaaaaaaatatNNNNNNNNNNNNNNNNNNNNNNNNNNNNNNNNNNNNNNNNNNNNNNNNNNNNNNNNNNNNNNNNNNNNNNNNNNNNNNNNNNNNNNNNNNNNNNNNNNNNNNNNNNNNNNNNNNNNNNNNNNNNNNNNNNNNNNNNNNNNNNNNNNNNNNNNNNNNNNNNNNNNNNNNNNNNNNNNNNNNNNNNNNNNNNNNNNNNNNNNNNNNNNNNNNNNNNNNNNNNNNNNNNNNNNNNNNNNNNNNNNNNNNNNNNNNNNNNNNNNNNNNNNNNNNNNNNNNNNNNNNNNNNNNNNNNNNNNNNNNNNNNNNNNNNNNNNNNNNNNNNNNNNNNNNNNNNNNNNNNNNNNNNNNNNNNNNNNNNNNNNNNNNNNNNNNNNNNNNNNNNNNNNNNNNNNNNNNNNNNNNNNNNNNNNNNNNNNNNNNNNNNNNNNNNNNNNNNNNNNNNNNNNNNNNNNNNNNNNNNNNNNNNNNNNNNNNNNNNNNNNNNNNNNNNNNNNNNNNNNNNNNNNNNNNNNNNNNNNNNNNNNNNNNNNNNNNNNNNNNNNNNNNNNNNNNNNNNNNNNNNNNNNNNNNNNNNNNNNNNNNNNNNNNNNNNNNNNNNNNNNNNTATACATATATAccacttattatattatatttgtctcaaaataaaatataaatagttcttttgtattttatgttaaaaaatattttgttaaacttaacacataataataattatattgttaaatttgatttagtatgaaaaataaataaatacactcaaaaattagtgataattaattatattatattagttaattaattaataattaaattaaaacaattttttaattaaatacaacttaaattattagtgattttttaaaaattgtttaagataaaaaatatattatctatgtattaatatactgtaattattttggttaaaaaatttatttatactataaaaattataataagtagatttgacaattaagtaaaataattgtttaaaaatatatataaaaaataatatttaatcatgttaaaaataaaaaaagtccttataaatatttttttgttattttaaatattatactatgtgtatgaaattatatttttattattttaaatattataataatgattgtgtgtatatttatagttcttatcaatatgtattagatagttctaattttaaattttgaatatatctaAACCAATTTGGATTGGTCAAGTGATCAACTTAGTCGTCCGCTTAAGTAAGTATTGAGGGTTCGAATTCCGTATCGTATGTATAGCAACTCGTTGCCGGCTAATTGTAGATTCttaaatggaattcaaattCATGACGAATTAGTCCTTAACTTGTTGAGTATCGTGGgaagcaaaaaaaatatctatacctaaattttattatatttttgtccctATTACTAAATTTTTCTAGGTGTGTTACTGTTTATAGCTCATGTCATCATTGCTGCTCATCCCGTTACCGCCACTGTTAAGCCCGTCGTCACCTTTCTCCTGCCGAGTCCCTTTTCTCTAGGTAAATTaccccctttctctctctctcattgtgagtctgttaagttcttctcttcttcttccacaaACTCATCACTTAGTCGTCGTCGCTATGAGCCCGGATGTTGCCGTTACAGTTTCATCTGAGTTTGCCACTgaataaaatagatttttttttcaagttaaaAATAGACATGCATAAGATCATTTTTGCatttaatttctgaattttttcatccaaatttgatttaTGTGGTTGAGTTTTTAGTATGGGATCATCGTGGTTTTGTTACGacactaatgtgataaaagTTTCGGTAATTTCATAACTAATATATGAGATAGACCagattattaaagtaataagaGAAATAACATTCAGATTTGCGCGTAAAATTTATAAGAGGTGATTATCtcaggaaaatatatatttataacccAAGTAAAAgattgttaagaaattattattttttaatatatttatgaacaatacatatattaattataattgcaaattaagtaatttcacattaaatgacttatataacggtgatctcatttattatcataaatgttgaattaaataagtcattattacttttgatttggataaatgagattaaaattataaatactaatttatttgagttttagggtttaatgagtgtcacactcaaatataaataatgacttTAGGATTTTGGTCTCTAACACATCAAACTCGCTTTTGTAACTCTTTTTTCTACAATAAAATTGTGATTCAGCCCTATCAGAAATACAGAAGGTTTTGGTTGACGAAGATCAAAGAACCACAAGAGCCAAGCTCTCTGATCTCAATCATACTCTCGAATTAATggcaataatttaattttcaatggCGATAATACAAAGTGTTTAAATCGACCAAATGAATTCAATAATTATCTTTTAcacatcttatttaaatttaaattttaaaatttaatttgtatttttttctaatataaattttttttgacaaaagatagagaaaaaatttattagaccAGAAAAATAtcctattaaaaaattattataagaagatttataattaaagaagaaaagaataaaagtattaataataattaagaaaaagaaagaaggttgtattaaagaatgttagaaaagaaataataaagttcatattaataataataatactgaaGAATGACGTTGCTGCTTTAGCCTTCTAACCTTTGTCTTTGgccatctttttttcttttctttgctttttttttaaatgatcaagtcataaaaaaataaagaacaattcaaaaaaatgaaaatagtaaGATCAATAGTAactatacaaattaaaatacataggagaaaaacaaactattatatgatagaattaacatgagtatatttcatcattaaataaacaaagttaacatacaacaaaattatatataaagagaaaaaaagagttaaaatatcCAAAGTGATAAAAAGATTGTTTTATAAAAGACTATAAAATAATGAActtctaactaaattaaattatatttattattattagaaaaggTAAGAGAGAAAAAAGGTTTGTGTCTATTCAAGTTGtgtagaatgatacaatataaaaggaAATTTATAGATGCTAagagaatcaaaataataaagacgtaatctcctataataaatattcagatatgttaaataatactaattgatctaattgatcctaattatactctaacaattatattcaattaattgatatacataatattaaattgtgtgatatttaaatatataatcaaatcaattaattgatataattaattcactgtaataaattatatttaatgagtttaaaaaaataaatcaggaAACATTCTAAGAAGCATGCCACGTCAACTTTATCATTAAGTGCaaaaattcgatttttatataatagaatagatagatagatatctCATTATTCGTAATTTTAacttatctattatatattttttttatatttatcactcaatatattaaaatataatttatatctaGATAGGAATtacatagatatttaattaaaagagcatttaattttttaaaatataataacagttttaatttttttgattttttttatatttttttgtgttttttaaataaaagacaaaCCTATagcaaaaaaaggaaaattggTAGTATTTATTGAagagaaaaaacaaatataattaaaattcgtACATTCAAAAtatgtttgaattttaaaaaatgagatGAGACATGAGAACATACAGACACTTGACTTCAATGAATCTATTTACACCATTCAACTCAGTATTCTTTAACTTtctgttttcttctcttctgttttcttcttttttattttatttgaatttatcaGTGCCAAACATGCATCATATAGAGTATTTTTTAACTCCATCCATTCTAATTCATATATTATCTTTgctaaacaaaatataagagaaaaaaagacggtaaataaattaaagttattattatttaaagagaaaaggataaattagtatttttgtattttaaattaattaagatccaaataaaagataacgttaatttaaaaaagttaaattaaaattaactcaaacattgatatttaaattataaaaaaaattgattttcatattttataaaatattatactcgcggtaattgtaaatatgacgctacttaaaattaaatgaagTAACAcagataaaacaaataaaaaaaattaaaaattaacttaatCTTGTATAAAATTTACCTATAAAATTCTGTActgaaaaatgaatttaattttagtatattaataatataaaatattttatataatcattcaattcaattcaattagatttatctatttagatcattattaaaaaataaatttaagataccgacatacaattactttaaattaagcaataattatcaatatatactatataaagAGCACACTATtccacaaataaaattaattaagtaatatatattataataatttataaatatttaaatatctaatcaaatcaagtagctgatataattaagtcatggtaataaattgtattgaatgagttaaaataattaaatcagaaACACCCTCCAAAATATGCCACGTTAGCTCCATCATTAAGtgtagaaatttaatttttatataataaaatagatatgAACTAAACCTATATTAATAGAAGCAAAACCTTGAATGAATTACATTAGATTTCTTTTTGGTATTTTATCCATATGTTAATGTCAAATGTTGAACGTAAATACGTAATCAATGGAGTACAAAATTAGAtgatagataattttaaaagatgtgaaaagaaataaatttaaatcttttaagtttATTTATCTTGTATCGAgtacatattaaaattataaattatagatttttaatttatttattaaataaaaaatttaaaattttcaattaataataaatttatcatgtgCTTTAAATTATGTACTCTTAGAACAAGctcaacttaaatttttttgttgacaTAAAATATGTTACAATTTTATATGGCTGTTCTTGGTATTTTTTGGTCTGATAGGATAAGGACTAGTTTATTACAAATCTAAATTTCACAAGAATTTGATGTTGACTAATAAATTACTGCATAAGATACGATTCAAATCTTAACATAATAAATTCAATAAgaataagtattattttttttatattatctttcttttattttttgtttttttagctGGAaccattatattatttttttgggatAGATTAAACAATTTTCAATAgtagacattacctcaaaaatttatttacattacatatttatatacaacGAAGATTAGTTTCAAATACTTGTTcctaataaaattttgaatcctAGCGAGGTCTTTTGAGTGTTGAGAGACAACTTTATGAGCTATTAGTACAGGCCTTCTAGCCGGGGCCAAAGGCATAGAGAAAGAATAACTTTAACCAATATTTATTATGATATAGGAAGCTGCGCCAGTGTGCAGTGTGCCTCTTTCTCACTCTCTGTTATCACTTCTTTGATTCTCTCCTGCAGACCGCATCTTCTAATTTCAGAAACTCCTCCCTcttctcataattcataatgaCCAGCACTGCCTCCGTCTCTCACCTCCACAACTGtatccttcttttctttctttcttatcaaCTAGGTTTTCATTCcttttatatcaatttttattCTCCTAGTTGTATATAAtcaaatcataaaccctaaaaatttgAGACCATGAAATTTGTTTCTGTTTACATGCATAACAATCAaactattttataaaatattttattgtttaatttcttttttaatttttgattcaACTCAAATTGAagctaaatattttataaaaaccaaaaattatttaagctgttttttaattatcttttaggaTAGAATGACAAAGGATCTACGGATAGATTAGtcttttttgaaagaaaagaataccaataaacataataataatagatgTGAATATACTATCGTTAAATTAGTCTCTATTATTAAGAcaacattttaatttaaattaatttgttcaTATCTGTTatctgacaaaaaaaattttagtacttTTTTTTGTACGTACTCATCCGTCTGAAATGTAAATTTGGGAGTTCATTTGTCTGTATGTTTTAAACTGCTCAAGTTTCAATAAAGGTTGTTATACTTAACCATGTTATATATAGCTTTGTGTGAGACAACAGGAACAGGAGCAGCAGAACCTAACCACCAGCAACATGATGGGGAAAATGTGGTATGTTTCACAATTTTACGAATTCACATTTCCCCAACAAGGTTTGATTTTGCTGTACATTGTTTTTTTTCATGATATTTCTGCAGGTCTTAATGAAAGATGAAATCCCATCTGATTTCACATCAGTGAGCTCCTCTGAAGATGTCAATGCTGGTTTCACAGGTGAGGCTGATCAAGACCTCATGTTTATGATATACACTTTTTTCTCATTACATATCACAAAATTGTTCCTGATCCACATAAAATCTGACTATAATAGTGAGCTTGTGGTTATGCAGAAACGGACTTCTGAAAACATTGAACacatttgaaaaataagattttactCTCTTGATGTCTAATCAAGTATTTACTATCATCTTTTAACATCTGACATAAGCATAAGGAATGGATTTCAGTTACACGAATTGACCAAGTGAATGGAGATGTAAGGCATAATGAATTATGGATCATATATTGTACCAATATACATATGGTAGTTatacaaaaaactaaaaacttgAGATGATTGAAATAAGCAGAATAGCAGATTATGGGGTGTTCTCATTCTCAACTGTTGAGCTTTGAATAACACAAtaaattgtttttctttctatgttATGATCCTCCTTGCTATGGTCTTTAGTTCTTTACTAACAAGGGACTATTATGGGTGTCAATGGCACTGGACATTTTCAATGAGCAGATACAAACGTATTAGAAACtcaaccttgtagttcatcagTCTCAACATCTGCTGGTCTGCAAAACAAAACAGCCAATGGTTCAGTAATGGCAGAAAGTAACCCAAATCATTCTGGTTTAGCGAATCCAAAAAGCTCTGACTTTGCAACTAGGAATAGCTATTTGACTAGAACATTATTGCAGGCTGCAGCGGATGTTGAAAGGTTAAATAAGGTAAATCAATTGTAAGATTATGAGGTTTTGGTTATTTCATGAGATCACTTGGTATAATTGCTTCTTGTTTCAATATTTACTCTGAGGGATGGTAGAGTTGTTGTAATATGCACAGATTTATTCAACTTTTATTGTAATACTTGTGTAACATCATGTGTCAATGTGTTTTGCTGCAGACTTTGCGTTCTAATTCTAGAGCAGGCAGTCTTCCAAGGACCTGCAATAATGGAAAATATTCATCAGGCACCAACCAAAGATGCCATACCTTCTCCCCTTCCAACAATAGGACAAATGGCAGCCCTGCTTTCTCCTCTGCCAACTACAGGGCAAATAGTATACCATCTGTATCTAGTGTGAATGATAGGCATGCCTTACCCCCTGCAAATAACAGGACAAATGAGATAGTATCTACTGTAAATGATAGATCTTTATTGTTAGACAAATCGAGGAGTGAAGAATATGAAATGCCAACGCCACTAACTCGAGGTCCTCGGGGTAGTTACACTGGTTTTCTCCTACAATCTTCAACTACTAAGAATGACTTTGCAATCACAATATGCAGAGATAAATATAACCTTCCAGATTTCCAAACTGAATATGAAACTGCTAAATTTTATGTCATTAAATCTTTCAATGAAGATGACATTCATAAGAGCATTAAATATGATGTTTGGACTAGCACCTCATATGGAAATAAGAAGTTGAACGATGCATTCCGTAGTGCAGAAGCTAAATCGATCCAGACAGGGACAAAGTGTCCAATCTTCCTGTTCTTCTCGGTGAGTTTCGATCATTttatgttcttatttctttagATTAAATTATCTTATTAGAAGATGAGCatattttccttttggtttaaTGTCCAATAACTGCAGATGTCCATATTCTTGGATTGTCTGTTCAAAATTCTTGTTACCTAAGACCATCTTTCTTTAATCTAACATATATTGTTGAATTTGGAGTTCATATCCTTACATCTTTTTTAATGAATATTCTTAGATTGGATATGTATTTATGTGTTGTCGAATTAGGTGAATGCTAGCCGGCAGTTTGTTGGAGTAGCTGAGATGCTTGGACCAGTGGACTTCAACAAAGACATGAAGTTTTGGAAACTCTACAAATACAATGGATTCTTCCCAATTAGGTGGCATATAATAAAGGATGTTCCCAACACTCAATTTTGTCACATTCGTATCATCGTTGAAAACGAGAACAGGGATGTAACTTACACTAGGGACACACAAGAGGTAATTCTTAGTTCTCAGTGTTTAGGAGACAGATTGCTGCTTGTGTTTGATTAGGAGGAAAGTGTTTGTTGCAGCATAACCATGTGAAAAGACTATTCAGATCCTTTGTTAAACTGCAACTTCCTTAAACATGTGCTTATATGGTTTGCAGATTGGACTAAAGCAGGGCCTGGAGATGCTGAATATCTTCAAAAGCTATTCTGCCAAGACATCTCTACTAGATGATTTTGACTTCTATGAGAACCGAGAGAAATTACTTCGTTCAGATAAAA from Arachis duranensis cultivar V14167 chromosome 4, aradu.V14167.gnm2.J7QH, whole genome shotgun sequence encodes:
- the LOC107482743 gene encoding YTH domain-containing protein ECT4 isoform X2, encoding MTSTASVSHLHNSLCETTGTGAAEPNHQQHDGENVVLMKDEIPSDFTSVSSSEDVNAGFTDTNVLETQPCSSSVSTSAGLQNKTANGSVMAESNPNHSGLANPKSSDFATRNSYLTRTLLQAAADVERLNKTLRSNSRAGSLPRTCNNGKYSSGTNQRCHTFSPSNNRTNGSPAFSSANYRANSIPSVSSVNDRHALPPANNRTNEIVSTVNDRSLLLDKSRSEEYEMPTPLTRGPRGSYTGFLLQSSTTKNDFAITICRDKYNLPDFQTEYETAKFYVIKSFNEDDIHKSIKYDVWTSTSYGNKKLNDAFRSAEAKSIQTGTKCPIFLFFSVNASRQFVGVAEMLGPVDFNKDMKFWKLYKYNGFFPIRWHIIKDVPNTQFCHIRIIVENENRDVTYTRDTQEIGLKQGLEMLNIFKSYSAKTSLLDDFDFYENREKLLRSDKKSKGIGGSEQYRSKPKFTIPGPEGYGYDSYQNTAKAGEKKIGMQSSGTKEDNIVSLTKQLSLNSSGK
- the LOC107482743 gene encoding YTH domain-containing protein ECT4 isoform X1, which codes for MTSTASVSHLHNSLCETTGTGAAEPNHQQHDGENVVLMKDEIPSDFTSVSSSEDVNAGFTDTNVLETQPCSSSVSTSAGLQNKTANGSVMAESNPNHSGLANPKSSDFATRNSYLTRTLLQAAADVERLNKTLRSNSRAGSLPRTCNNGKYSSGTNQRCHTFSPSNNRTNGSPAFSSANYRANSIPSVSSVNDRHALPPANNRTNEIVSTVNDRSLLLDKSRSEEYEMPTPLTRGPRGSYTGFLLQSSTTKNDFAITICRDKYNLPDFQTEYETAKFYVIKSFNEDDIHKSIKYDVWTSTSYGNKKLNDAFRSAEAKSIQTGTKCPIFLFFSVNASRQFVGVAEMLGPVDFNKDMKFWKLYKYNGFFPIRWHIIKDVPNTQFCHIRIIVENENRDVTYTRDTQEIGLKQGLEMLNIFKSYSAKTSLLDDFDFYENREKLLRSDKKSKGIGGSEQYRSKPKFTIPGPEGYGYDSYQQNTAKAGEKKIGMQSSGTKEDNIVSLTKQLSLNSSGK